The following proteins are encoded in a genomic region of Gossypium hirsutum isolate 1008001.06 chromosome D05, Gossypium_hirsutum_v2.1, whole genome shotgun sequence:
- the LOC107903112 gene encoding cypmaclein yields the protein MATTKTTLLLAVLCLFLVCEIGMLMVEAQVQRPECEGKCASRCSKSWKPKMCLKTCNACCNTCDGCVPPGPTANKEVCPCYAKYKNGKCP from the exons ATGGCCACCACTAAGACAACCCTTTTGCTTGCTGTTTTGTGTCTTTTCCTAGTTTGCGAG ATTGGGATGCTAATGGTTGAAGCCCAAGTCCAAAGGCCAG AATGCGAGGGGAAGTGTGCATCAAGGTGCAGCAAGTCATGGAAGCCGAAGATGTGCCTTAAAACATGCAACGCTTGCTGCAACACCTGCGATGGGTGTGTGCCCCCTGGCCCTACTGCTAACAAGGAAGTATGCCCTTGCTATGCCAAGTACAAGAATGGCAAGTGCCCTTGA
- the LOC107903110 gene encoding ubiquitin-conjugating enzyme E2 30 isoform X2, producing the protein MASKRITKELKDLQKDPLVSCSAGPVGDDMFHWQATITGPADSPYAGGVFLVSIHFPPDYPFKPPKVSFETKVYHPNINSNGSICLDILKEQWSPALTVPKVLLSICSLLADPNPDDPLEPEIAHTYKTDRAKYESTAQAWTQKYAMG; encoded by the exons ATGGCATCTAAGAGAATCACCAAGGAATTGAAAGACCTGCAGAAAGATCCTCTTGTTTCTTGCAGTGCAG GTCCTGTAGGAGATGACATGTTTCATTGGCAAGCAACGATTACGGGGCCAGCAGATAGCCCTTATGCGGGTGGGGTGTTTCTGGTGTCCATTCACTTCCCTCCTGATTATCCATTCAAACCACCCAAG GTATCCTTCGAGACAAAAGTGTATCACCCAAACATCAACAGCAATGGCAGCATCTGTCTTGATATTTTGAAAGAACAGTGGAGCCCTGCACTTACAGTTCCAAAGGTGTTATTGTCGATATGTTCGTTGCTGGCGGATCCAAACCCAGATGATCCTTTGGAACCAGAAATTGCACATACATACAAGACGGATAGAGCCAAGTACGAGTCTACTGCTCAGGCTTGGACCCAGAAATACGCCATGGGTTAA
- the LOC107903110 gene encoding ubiquitin-conjugating enzyme E2 30 isoform X1 — translation MLFFIVFAKYEKSAMASKRITKELKDLQKDPLVSCSAGPVGDDMFHWQATITGPADSPYAGGVFLVSIHFPPDYPFKPPKVSFETKVYHPNINSNGSICLDILKEQWSPALTVPKVLLSICSLLADPNPDDPLEPEIAHTYKTDRAKYESTAQAWTQKYAMG, via the exons ATGCTGTTTTTTATTGTTTTCGCAAAATAtgag AAATCAGCAATGGCATCTAAGAGAATCACCAAGGAATTGAAAGACCTGCAGAAAGATCCTCTTGTTTCTTGCAGTGCAG GTCCTGTAGGAGATGACATGTTTCATTGGCAAGCAACGATTACGGGGCCAGCAGATAGCCCTTATGCGGGTGGGGTGTTTCTGGTGTCCATTCACTTCCCTCCTGATTATCCATTCAAACCACCCAAG GTATCCTTCGAGACAAAAGTGTATCACCCAAACATCAACAGCAATGGCAGCATCTGTCTTGATATTTTGAAAGAACAGTGGAGCCCTGCACTTACAGTTCCAAAGGTGTTATTGTCGATATGTTCGTTGCTGGCGGATCCAAACCCAGATGATCCTTTGGAACCAGAAATTGCACATACATACAAGACGGATAGAGCCAAGTACGAGTCTACTGCTCAGGCTTGGACCCAGAAATACGCCATGGGTTAA
- the LOC107904880 gene encoding 50S ribosomal protein L21, chloroplastic codes for MASSATFSTLVLSSSFATQCNVSNRHHQSCFLSSPPKIPIFSIPKPVSLKLTSLLSKTPTFFTIPKSSESDAAVVDVEPDNVEPEPEPEAAPEPEPEPEPASVVEASKEEPKREEIFAVVMIGGRQYIVFPGRYLYTQRLKGANVNDKIVLNKVLLVGTKTTTYIGKPVVTNAAVHAVVEEQGLNPKVVVFKYKKKKNYRRNIGHRQPNTRIRITGITGYQDYPAVTLES; via the exons ATGGCGTCTTCTGCTACCTTTAGTACTTTGGTTCTCTCTTCTTCTTTCGCCACTCAATGCAACGTTTCAAATCGTCACCACCAAAgttgttttctttcttctcctcccAAAATTCCCATTTTCTCTATCCCTAAACCCGTTTCTTTGAAGCTCACTTCTCTCCTCTCCAAAACACCCACATTTTTTACAATCCCCAAATCTTCTGAATCCGACGCTGCCGTTGTCGATGTTGAACCTGATAACGTCGAGCCCGAACCAGAACCCGAAGCAGCACCAGAACCGGAACCGGAACCGGAACCAGCTTCGGTTGTTGAGGCTTCCAAGGAAGAACCCAAAAGGGAAGAGATTTTTGCTGTTGTTATG ATTGGGGGTCGCCAATACATTGTTTTCCCTGGAAGATATCTCTACACCCAGAGACTGAAAGGTGCAAATGTCAACGATAAG ATTGTTCTAAACAAGGTATTACTTGTGGGAACAAAAACAACTACATATATCGGAAAACCTGTGGTAACTAATGCTGCTGTACATGCTGTTGTTGAGGAGCAG GGACTAAACCCAAAAGTAGTTGTCTTCAaatataagaagaagaaaaattatCGGAGAAATATTGGACATCGACAG CCAAATACTCGGATAAGGATAACAGGCATCACAGGCTACCAAGACTATCCGGCTGTCACACTCGAGTCCTAA